One region of Spiroplasma culicicola AES-1 genomic DNA includes:
- a CDS encoding septation ring formation regulator EzrA, translated as MLYAWDLNTLFSNPVTLICFSVFCVALFIAILILIFINIYKHIIQTFAKTIDLFDAIQKSPLKELIKRVSIISEDSGTLITEFSVWRTKFEILYEKQLIWAMQELATLLKDKKNSRPTIKNLKKINVLFKRATDINSTIHDILTQIISSIEIEFIQRDFITYQRELFTELKKEVTILELLGLDFDKLKLEGIISNIEEIFVEFFSNLEQGKYKESWNSLTKVDAALRFLIELLDSIPHIISVISTFIPEQLIDIKNKHVTFSNDRTKLSRNAEKFAILERNIDKLRLGVDTEIRKLQYKKAQRILNQAFDLINNFRDSVEHDDKLKDYFENNIDDIRTYFDNIDAAFRSIERAAKNMDFINNSTNQEKTSFEIARANYFRHKAKSDAIFSKIDLNISTNQDLDLASLKEELLVSLKEAVNDIDALDKVSRIFDKNATNTESLINQVIFVQTLLNQCEVKINQYKSIAELDRFITPIQELHNNLGKFTRESISKITSVDTSNQVAKQVGAYSDQAWNILRDLTDLIFLDYISQEIIIYLERYVGVIGQIEDLIVTCETLFQERKLENLIGYSIPILARIKATKKMKGV; from the coding sequence ATGCTGTATGCTTGAGATTTAAATACATTGTTTTCAAATCCAGTGACACTAATTTGTTTTAGTGTTTTTTGTGTTGCTTTATTTATTGCTATTTTGATTTTAATTTTTATCAATATTTATAAACATATTATTCAAACATTTGCAAAAACAATTGATTTATTTGATGCAATTCAAAAATCACCATTAAAAGAATTAATTAAAAGAGTTTCAATTATCTCAGAAGATTCAGGAACTTTAATAACTGAATTTAGTGTTTGAAGAACTAAATTTGAAATTTTATATGAAAAACAATTAATTTGAGCAATGCAAGAATTGGCCACTTTATTAAAAGATAAAAAAAATTCTCGTCCTACCATTAAAAATCTAAAGAAAATCAATGTTCTTTTTAAAAGAGCAACAGATATTAATTCAACAATTCATGATATTTTAACTCAAATTATTTCATCAATTGAAATTGAATTTATTCAAAGAGACTTTATAACTTATCAAAGAGAATTATTTACAGAACTTAAAAAAGAAGTGACTATTTTAGAATTACTTGGTTTAGATTTTGACAAACTTAAGCTAGAAGGTATCATCTCAAACATAGAAGAAATTTTTGTTGAATTCTTTAGTAATTTAGAACAAGGAAAATATAAAGAAAGTTGAAATTCATTAACAAAAGTAGATGCTGCTTTACGTTTTTTAATCGAATTATTAGATTCAATTCCCCATATTATCTCTGTGATATCAACTTTTATTCCAGAACAATTAATTGATATTAAAAATAAACATGTTACATTTAGTAACGATAGAACAAAACTTAGTCGAAATGCTGAAAAATTTGCAATATTAGAAAGAAATATTGATAAATTAAGACTAGGTGTTGATACTGAAATTAGAAAACTACAATACAAAAAAGCTCAAAGAATTTTAAATCAAGCCTTTGATTTAATTAATAATTTTAGAGATTCAGTTGAACATGATGATAAATTAAAAGATTACTTTGAAAATAATATTGATGATATTAGAACATACTTTGATAATATTGATGCTGCTTTTAGATCAATTGAAAGAGCTGCCAAAAATATGGATTTTATTAATAACTCTACAAATCAAGAAAAAACTTCTTTTGAAATTGCTCGTGCAAATTACTTTAGACATAAAGCAAAATCAGATGCTATTTTTTCAAAAATAGATTTAAATATCTCTACAAATCAAGATTTAGATCTTGCATCTTTAAAAGAAGAATTATTGGTTTCTTTAAAAGAGGCTGTCAATGATATTGATGCTTTAGATAAAGTCTCAAGAATTTTTGATAAAAATGCTACAAATACAGAATCATTAATTAACCAAGTTATTTTTGTACAAACTTTACTAAATCAATGTGAAGTTAAAATTAATCAATATAAGTCAATTGCCGAGTTAGACCGTTTTATTACTCCAATCCAAGAATTGCATAATAATCTTGGAAAATTTACACGTGAATCAATTAGTAAAATTACTTCTGTTGATACTTCAAATCAAGTGGCAAAACAAGTTGGTGCATATTCAGATCAAGCATGAAATATTTTAAGAGATTTAACTGATTTAATCTTTTTAGATTATATTTCACAAGAAATTATTATTTATTTAGAAAGATATGTAGGAGTCATTGGCCAAATTGAAGATTTAATCGTAACGTGTGAAACTTTATTCCAAGAAAGAAAACTTGAAAATCTAATTGGTTATTCAATTCCAATTTTAGCGCGAATAAAAGCTACTAAAAAAATGAAAGGTGTATAA
- the thiI gene encoding tRNA uracil 4-sulfurtransferase ThiI → MKKILVRYGELTLKGNNKNVFIAKLIQNIKFKLKPYKEKVEYIKDYNSLTLAVDESVLDEVIEILKNIFGIYSISLVDVVEKDEKRILAKTLEIAKSFTPSSFKVEVERKDKGFAMSSVDLKTSIAGNILRNTDHLKVDVHKPDNKITVVIKSDGAYIFTARINAAKGLPVGVSGKGISLLSGGIDSPVASYLTLKRGMQVDFLHFMTPPHTTPEALDKVFTLAKKLERFNMSNFSLYVCDFSMILRELMHIKEESYRITLMRRIFMRIANALAQEINAKAIITGESLGQVASQTIESINVINETSKLPILRPVLTYDKEEIIEIAKKIDTFETSILPFDDVCSLYVPKKPVTKPKSFVAQEQEKDLMLDEMIDYCLKNNIQKFIYRDGELIEKQEEKN, encoded by the coding sequence ATGAAAAAAATATTAGTTAGATATGGAGAATTAACTTTAAAGGGAAATAATAAAAATGTTTTTATAGCTAAGTTAATTCAAAATATTAAATTTAAATTAAAGCCTTATAAAGAAAAAGTTGAATATATTAAAGATTATAATAGTTTAACTTTAGCAGTTGATGAATCAGTATTAGATGAAGTAATTGAAATTTTGAAAAATATCTTTGGAATTTATTCAATATCATTAGTTGATGTTGTTGAAAAAGATGAGAAAAGAATTTTGGCCAAAACTTTAGAAATTGCCAAAAGTTTTACTCCTTCAAGTTTTAAAGTTGAAGTTGAAAGAAAAGATAAAGGTTTTGCAATGAGTTCTGTTGATTTAAAAACAAGTATTGCTGGCAATATTTTAAGAAATACAGATCATTTAAAAGTTGATGTCCATAAACCTGATAATAAAATTACTGTTGTTATTAAAAGCGATGGTGCCTATATTTTTACTGCAAGAATTAATGCTGCTAAAGGGCTACCAGTTGGAGTTAGTGGTAAAGGGATTTCACTTCTAAGTGGAGGAATTGATTCTCCAGTTGCTAGTTATTTAACTTTAAAACGTGGAATGCAAGTGGATTTTTTACATTTTATGACACCTCCACATACAACGCCTGAAGCTTTAGATAAAGTATTTACTTTAGCAAAAAAACTTGAAAGGTTTAACATGTCTAACTTTAGTTTATATGTTTGCGATTTTTCAATGATTCTAAGAGAATTAATGCATATTAAAGAAGAGTCATATCGTATTACTTTAATGAGAAGAATTTTTATGAGAATTGCAAATGCTTTGGCACAAGAAATTAATGCTAAAGCAATTATTACTGGAGAAAGTTTGGGCCAAGTTGCTTCTCAAACAATTGAATCAATTAATGTTATTAATGAAACTTCAAAGTTGCCAATTTTAAGACCAGTTTTAACTTATGATAAAGAAGAAATTATTGAAATTGCTAAAAAAATTGATACTTTTGAAACTTCAATTTTGCCTTTTGATGATGTATGTTCATTGTATGTACCAAAAAAACCTGTTACAAAACCAAAATCGTTTGTAGCACAAGAACAAGAAAAAGATTTAATGTTAGATGAAATGATAGATTATTGTTTGAAAAATAACATTCAAAAATTTATTTATAGAGATGGTGAGTTAATTGAAAAACAAGAAGAAAAAAATTAA
- a CDS encoding J domain-containing protein, whose protein sequence is MDDLLRIIGRIFYYMFIWIIMDLIFDSIFNRKRKRNYNSYDQQQGHQTFNDDTFGGNQNSQGSYERNSEDYSSYRNSTSIVDEAYSVFGLTKSATDTEIKKKYRILAKKYHPDRNPSIEAQAEMTKINNAYETIMESRKH, encoded by the coding sequence ATGGATGATTTATTAAGAATAATTGGACGTATATTTTACTATATGTTTATTTGAATAATTATGGATTTAATATTTGATTCAATTTTTAATAGAAAAAGAAAAAGAAACTATAATAGCTATGATCAACAACAAGGTCATCAAACTTTTAATGATGATACTTTTGGGGGAAATCAAAATAGCCAAGGTTCTTATGAAAGAAATAGCGAAGATTATTCATCATATAGAAATTCAACTTCAATTGTAGATGAAGCATATTCTGTTTTTGGTTTAACAAAATCTGCAACAGATACAGAAATTAAAAAGAAATATCGCATACTTGCAAAGAAATATCACCCAGATAGAAACCCAAGCATTGAAGCACAAGCAGAAATGACAAAGATAAATAATGCTTATGAAACTATTATGGAAAGTCGAAAACATTAA